In Nilaparvata lugens isolate BPH chromosome 5, ASM1435652v1, whole genome shotgun sequence, the following proteins share a genomic window:
- the LOC120351453 gene encoding peroxisome biogenesis factor 10-like: MKIVSEFTRAGPAEILRASQKDDVLREKIESSLYDILLQVGGNKALIKYRNSLSALSNLIYFGSTTLSGLQTLGEEYTGILQFDSDNSNIPALKMRILMVLLSSFGQKLVLTALQKVENSDCLKNDGELRPEAQLQILRVITWLKLFIPILERLHKAVFYWSGFYGQFSKRLTGIQYVLVRQWLKDRKSLYGFKILSVVTLVYAALSGATESINFAQLSADELRARTQPTHSKVVRPLRDSCPLCLEERHSSSVTPCGHLFCWHCLIEWLHTEQRCPVCREPVQPCRVVPLHNYL; the protein is encoded by the exons atgaaaatagtaTCAGAATTCACTCGTGCAGGTCCTGCGGAGATTCTGCGAGCTTCGCAGAAGGACGATGTCttgagagaaaaaattgaaagtagTCTATATGATATTCTACTTCAAGTCGGAG GTAATAAAGCATTGATCAAGTACAGAAATTCGTTGAGTGCTTTAAGTAATCTAATATATTTCGGTTCAACAACTCTGAGTGGTCTACAAACTCTGGGCGAGGAATACACAGGAATCCTTCAGTTCGATTCCGATAATTCAAACATACCGGCATTGAAG atgAGAATTCTAATGGTTCTCCTAAGCAGCTTTGGACAGAAGCTAGTCTTAACAGCTCTACAAAAAGTTGAAAACAGCGATTGTTTGAAAAACGATGGCGAACTCAGACCGGAAGCTCAGCTGCAAATTTTAAGAGTCATAACCTGGCTGAAACTATTCATTCCAATTTTGGAGAGACTGCATAAAGCTGTATTCTACTGGTCTGGCTTCTATGGCCAGTTTTCAAAACGGCTTACTGGAATACAATAT GTTCTTGTTCGACAATGGCTGAAGGATCGGAAATCGTTGTACGGCTTCAAGATTCTGAGCGTTGTTACGCTGGTGTACGCGGCGCTGTCGGGCGCCACCGAGTCGATCAACTTTGCACAACTGTCGGCGGACGAGTTGCGCGCGCGCACTCAGCCGACGCATTCGAAAGTGGTTCGGCCGCTGCGAGACTCATGTCCGCTGTGCTTGGAGGAGCGGCACAGCTCCAGTGTGACGCCGTGCGGCCACCTGTTCTGCTGGCACTGCCTCATCGAGTGGCTACACACTGAACAGCGGTGCCCCGTGTGTCGGGAGCCTGTGCAGCCATGTCGCGTTGTGCCCCTACACAATTATCTGTGA